The Oncorhynchus tshawytscha isolate Ot180627B linkage group LG18, Otsh_v2.0, whole genome shotgun sequence genome has a window encoding:
- the clec11a gene encoding C-type lectin domain family 11 member A, translated as MGIAAILVTVLCMCSLSLSASDGDTKVGDPVDATPTEIPETQGKQARGDVPEEPEPTSPVSDFDNTYNYILSRLSAMDQAIHRLNVGHYTLDVKVTQLVDRVSQLDGTIGEVQDTMQQISLLTKENRKEIGRLEGCQKGRRVGYKCYLIYRTYETYPGAAQKCMERGGRMAMPQDRKEQEALADYVKAFFQPGNWPVWLGINDLRSEGLYLFEDNTRVTYFQWRKHFLSSQPDGGKRENCVAMASDDGDWWDNYCDRNMYYLCEFDA; from the exons ATGGGAATAGCAGCCATCCTAGTCACCGTCTTGTGTATGTGTTCACTCAGCTTGAGTGCTTCGGACGGCGACACCAAAGTTGGAGATCCTGTCGATGCAACACCAACTGAG ATCCCAGAGACTCAGGGGAAACAGGCAAGAGGAGATGTACCGGAGGAGCCAGAGCCAACCAGTCCTGTCTCAGATTTTGACAACACATACAACTATATTT TGTCCAGGCTGTCAGCGATGGATCAGGCCATCCACAGGCTGAATGTGGGCCACTATACACTGGACGTGAAGGTGACCCAGCTGGTGGACAGAGTGTCCCAGCTGGACGGCACCATTGGAGAGGTACAGGACACCATGCAACAGATATCCCTCCTCACCAAGGAGAACCGCAAAGAGATTGGCCGCTTGGAGG GATGTCAGAAGGGCCGGCGGGTGGGGTATAAGTGCTATCTGATCTACCGCACATATGAGACGTACCCAGGTGCAGCTCAGAAGTGCATGGAGCGGGGCGGCAGGATGGCCATGCCTCAGGACAGGAAGGAACAGGAAGCCCTGGCAGACTACGTCAAGGCTTTCTTCCAGCCAGGGAACTGGCCTGTGTGGCTGGGCATCAATGACCTGCGCTCTGAGGGACTCTACCTGTTTGAGGACAACACACGAGTCACCTACTTCCAGTGGCGCAAGCACTTCCTCTCCAGCCAGCCGGACGGAGGCAAGCGGGAGAACTGTGTGGCCATGGCGTCAGATGATGGGGACTGGTGGGACAACTATTGTGACAGGAACATGTATTACCTCTGTGAGTTTGATGCCTGA
- the lg18h1orf198 gene encoding uncharacterized protein C1orf198 homolog: MTAPSMEGADVHRMEQKKLEYFSSINSMARKIMQERENIKERHGSDWEKMTPNEQDSAIDNGMMDPHISARYAMHRVDREEVICYPKLLIQTGQKIVHFGDEDITWQDEHSSPFSWETKSQLDFNLTTGESVQGISSSAADYKPSKVTQCSQVGKMTQSSKVSNGESLGRKEESSSFWKISAERSRLEGEQADFHSLTPSQIKSLEKGEKPLPSYLRQEPTPKETEETPPPLRVTKQRATRPPAPPPPVPISVPPLTAISVTPMSVTPTPAPISVSSTVAGWERAQSTLPSVSNTVEEVFTSGLPTKSPARSGNTARDREEKAAAQTESQLATSPTFAQFNTSSNLLKTGFDFLDNW, translated from the exons ATGACTGCGCCGTCGATGGAAGGGGCCGATGTCCATAGGATGGAGCAGAAAAAGTTGGAGTATTTCTCATCCATCAACTCCATGGCCAGGAAAATAATGCAAGAAAGGGAGAACATCAAGGAGAGACATGGATCCGATTGGGAGAAAATGACACCGAATGAACAAGACAGCGCAATCGACAATGGAATGATGGACCCTCATATTAGTGCTCGATATGCTATGCATAGGGTTGACCGAGAAGAAGTAATTTGTTATCCTAAGTTACTCATTCAGACAGGACAGAAAATAGTCCATTTTGGTGACGAG GACATAACTTGGCAAGATGAGCACTCTTCCCCATTCTCCTGGGAGACCAAG AGCCAGTTGGACTTCAACCTGACAACAGGTGAATCGGTGCAGGGCATCTCCTCTTCGGCAGCTGATTACAAGCCAAGCAAAGTCACCCAGTGCAGCCAGGTGGGCAAGATGACCCAGAGCAGCAAGGTGTCAAATGGCGAGAGCCTTGGCAGGAAAGAGGAGTCCTCCTCCTTCTGGAAGATCAGTGCTGAAAGGTCCAGGCTGGAGGGTGAACAGGCAGACTTCCACTCCCTAACCCCCAGCCAAATCAAGTCcctggagaagggggagaagccACTGCCCTCTTATCTCCGTCAGGAGCCCACCcccaaggagacagaggagactccACCTCCACTACGAGTAACCAAGCAGCGAGCCACCAGGCCGCCTGCGCCTCCTCCCCCTGTACCCATCAGTGTGCCCCCCCTAACAGCCATAAGTGTGACCCCTATGAGCGTGACCCCTACCCCTGCTCCTATCAGTGTGTCATCCACAGTGGCTGGCTGGGAGCGTGCTCAGAGCACCCTCCCCTCAGTCAGCAACACAGTGGAGGAAGTCTTCACTTCAGGGCTGCCCACCAAGTCCCCTGCCCGCTCAGGCAACACTGCCAGAGACCGAGAGGAAAAGGCTGCTGCTCAGACTGAGTCGCAACTGGCAACCAGTCCCACCTTCGCTCAG TTTAATACCAGCAGTAACCTCCTGAAGACTGGATTTGACTTTCTTGACAACTGGTAA